TCGAGCGTGCGCCGCATGGTCTCGGACAGGGGGCGCCGGCGACCTCCGGATGCCACGAACGCGGCGTCGCTGCGCCGCGAGAAGCCGTGCGCCTCGGGCGGGAGCCACAGCGGCAGCGACCGCGGCCCCATCCAGTGCTGCACGCCGCGGGCGAGGAGGGTGTCGTCGTCGAGTGCAACGGTCTCCGACTCGGTGCCCGCCGCGTCGCGAGCGGAGGTCAGCACGGCCGCGAGCGGCAGCTCCTCGCCGACGGCGTTGACCGGCCCGGTGATCCCGTTGCGGCCCGCGCGCTCGATCCAGTCGGCCAGGTCGTCGACGTCGATCCCCTGCACGGAGCGGTCGGCGGTTCGCGGCGTCAGCACGCGCCCGCCGCGGGCGAAGCGGGCCGGCCAGTAGCCGAAGCGGTCGGTGGGGTCTCCGGGCCCGACGATCAGGCCGGCACGGGCGAGGAGGGCGCGGTCACCCACGCGCGCCGTGGTCAAGCGCTCGGCGTGCACCTTGGCATCCGCGTACTGATCGAGGTCGGTGGGCTCGACGAGGTCGGCGGTCTCGTCGGCGAACGGGACGTCGGCCCGGGCGTAGACCGACACGCTCGACACGAGCGTCCAGTGCGCCGCACGTCGGGCGAGGGCGTCCAGAGCGGATGCCACGAACCCGGGGTCCCACGACACCTCCACGACGTCGTCCCAGTCGCCGTCGAGGGCGTCGTACGCGCGCGGGTCTCGGCGGTCGGCCCGCACCAGGCGCGAGCCGGGGGAGACCCCGCCCCCTTCGCCGCGGGCGAGGCAGGTGACCTCCGCTCCTCTCGCCACAGCCGCTCGCGCGATGGCCCGGCCGAGCCAGGCGGTTCCCCCGAGGATGAGCACGCGTCGCATAGGGGTCAGCAAAGCACCTGAACGAGGGCGCGGACCAGCGCGTTCGCGAACGGCGGACGAGCGGGCCCGCGGAAGGCTCACCCGGGTGACCTTTCTCCACAGATCGTGGCGTATGTTCCTCCGAGCATGGAGCGACCGCTAGGTTCTCCGCCACGGAATACATCCCCCGTGGGGGGCGGATCGAAGGGTGAAACCATGTCGGATGTGCAGAACCAGCAGGCGCTCGGCCGGCCGACCGGAGCGTTCGTCGGAGCCTCCTGGGTGGCGCTGGGGCTCGGAGCGTCGGTGTACTTCGTGGGGTTGTACAACGCGCGGATGCTGCTGTCGGAGAAGGGCTTCTTCCTCGCGGTGTTCCTGCTCGGCCTGTTCGCCGCGATCTCGGTGCAGAAGGGTGTCCGCGACCGCGCCGAAGACGTGCCGGTGACCGGGGCCTATCTCGGCGTCGCGTGGGGCATGTTGCTGGCGGCGCTGACACTGATGACGGTCGGCCTGTGGAACGCGGAGCTGCTCCTCTCGGAGAAGGGGTTCTACGGCATCGGGTTCGCGATGAGCCTCTTCGCCGTGGTGGCGGTGCAGAAGAACGTCCGCGACCTGGCGGCGTTCCACCGCGTGCACCCGGAGGCCGCCTCCGGGGACCGGCCCGGCTTCGCGGCGGGCGCCTGAGCCGACGCGCGAAGACGTGCTCGACGCGGAGGCCGCGACCCGGGGCAGCGCCCTTGGCTCGCGGCCTCCGCTCATGACGCGTCTGGGGCATCTGTGAGACGATCGCGAAGATGGACTCCTCACTGCGCGCCGAGCTGGATACTCTGCGGTTGCGTGCCTACGGACCCCGGGAGGACGGCGCCCTCGACGCCGAGACGGTGCGACGCTTGCAGGAGCTGGAAGCACGCGCTCGCGATGCCGGCAGCGTCCACTCTGGATCGCAGGGGACATCCGAATCACCCGTCCCCGCGGAGGATTCACCGTCGACGTCCCTTCGAGAGTCCCAGGGAGTCTCTGCTGCGGATGCGGTCATCCCCCGGGAAACGCGTGAGCACCACCGTGTGCGCCGGTCCTGGCGGACGCCCGGGCGCGTGACGTTGGCGCTGTGGGCGATGTCGGTTGCCGCCTCGGCCGGGCTCGCTGCCGCCGCGACGTACTCGGTGGCGGCGATCCTGCCCGTCGCCGTTGTCGATGACGCGCCCCAGATCGCCACCCTCACCCCCGACCCCGCCATCACCGTTCCTGTCGGGTTCAACGGCGCGGGAGCCAGTTCCGTCGCGTATGAGTTCTACGGTCTCACGCTGTTCGAGACGTCTTATGGCATCTTCGGCGGCGGTGGCGGTGGCGACTGCTTCGCCGCCGTTCTGACCGCCGACATCCCGGAGGGGGACGAGATCCAGGGCGGATACTCCATGTCGGGTCCGTCCTACGGCGGATGCCGCGTCGGTGATTTCCCCGCCACCATCACGATGTCAGCCGATAGCTCGGCCCCACCTGAGCTGCGCGAGCAATTCCGCGACGGTGCGCTGAAGTTCGTCAAAGACGGCGACCGCATCGGCGTGTTCCTCGGTGAGAACCCGAGAGACTGACCTCTTCTCCCACGCGCTCGCATCGCAGGGGCCGGTCCCGACGGCCGGCGAGGCTCGCGGGGCTGTCCCCCTGCCCACACCACCACGTCCCGGTGAGGGCGGTGACCACCGCGGTCAGGGTCGGTCGCGCGCGGTTCCGTGTACGCGCAGACGAGCGTCGGTTCGGCCGCGGCGAGGAGCGCCAGAACCGGCCTACGCGCCGTCGGAGGGACGTCCGCCATCGCGAGCCCGCCCCCGGATGACGTAGCGGCGCTCGATCCCGACGGTCTCGGAACCCCACGCGCTCGCCGCGACGCGACGCTGGTGCGCGTCGAACGCGGCCTCGTCGATGAAACGTTCGTCGACCCGCCAGACGCGGGCGTCGGCCGTCGGGGCGACGTCGAAGGCGAGGCATCCGGGCTCGGCGCGGGTGAGGGCGATGTGCTCAGGGAGAAGGGCGCGCACCCGGGCCGCTTCGCCCTCGTTCGCGCACCGCAACTCGCCCGACAGCGTCACCTCGGGCCCGCGCGGCACGGGCGTCGTCACTCCGCTGAGCCAGTCGCGACGCAACACGCTGTAGGCGATGGATGCCATCGGTGCTCCGCCTTCGACCGGCCAGCCGTCGCGGTAGTACGCCTCGCGTACCCACCCGCTCTTGTCGAATGTCCGCTGCATCGCGATGTTGTCTTCGCGGGTCTGCCCCTCGAATCGCACGACGCCCGGGCGCGTGCGGAAGACGTGCTCACTCGCGAGGGCGAGCGCCCGGGTACCGATGCCGTGTCCGCGCCACCGCTCGGCGAGACGCAGATCGATCAGGGCGGTCGCGTCGGCGAGGTCGTCGAGGCGCACGAGTCCGACGCGCCCGTGCTCGCCGTCGTCGAGCCAGAACGCCTCGACGGCGTCGCCGCCCCAGGTCCCCTCGTCGATGGCCGCCGCCACCTGGGTGCGGGTGGGGTGAGAGCGAACGTGGAAGGGGAAGGCGTTCGAGGTGAGGAACGCGATCAGCTCCTCGCGGTCTCGGCCGGTCGCGTCGAGGCGGGTGAGGGAGAGGGGCACCGCTCCAGCGTAGACAGCCGGCTCGCGGCATCCTGTCTGTCTCCTGCGCTGCCGTCGGGGTGGACGTGGGCGGCGCTCGGCGCCTACGCCGTCGCGTGGGACGAGTACCTCGTCATGCAGACGATCGGCCGATCCCGCGGGTCTGCGGCTGCGCGCTGAGCATCACCGTCGCTCGAGGCACACGAGTCCTTCGCGGTCGTCCCACGACGGGACCGGTGCGAAGCCGAGCCGCCGGTAGAGCCGGAGGGCGTCCTCGCGCCACTCCCACACCGACAGGCGGACGGGCGACACGGTACCCTCGACCGCCGCGGCGATGAGAGCGGCTCCCACGCCCTTTCCGCGTGCGGTCGGGGTCGTCCAGAGGCGCGACACCTCCGTCGCATCCGGCGAGGTGGAGACGACGACGATGCCGCAATCCTCCTCGTCGACCGCGGCGAGCAGCACACGTCGCCCGTGGAAGGCGGCGGCCGGGTCGGCGATCTCGCGCGCATAGCGCCCGGGGAGCGGGGCGTCCGCGGCGGTCAGCCCGTGCTCGGCTTTCTCGCTCTCCGTCTGGCGGAGGTACGCGCCGACGAGGGCGGAGACGACAGCGGCGTCGCGCGGGAAGAGCGCGGTGCGAACGGTCGCGGCGCCGGGCGTCACGGCTGCGGCTCGCCCGGGTCACGGCGGACTGCCCGCGCGGCCGAGGCCATCTCGTCGCGGACGGCTTTGCGGACAACCCCGTACACGGCGTACAGCATGACGGCCGCGAGCGTGACGAGCAGAACGAGCTGGGTGAGTGCGTCCATACGACCAGGCTGTCATGCCCTGGCGGCGGTTCCCAGAGCCGGGAACCACTTCGGGATGCCGACGGTGTCGGCATCCCGAATCGACGGCGTCGTGGTCAAACGGTCGCGAGCGTCGGCTGCCACCCCAGGGCAGGCGCGACATGTTTCGCGAAGTTCTCGACCAGCCGCAGGTTGAATTCGACGCCCATCTGGCTCGGGATGGTCAGCATCAGCGTGTCGGCGCTCATCACGGCGGCGTCGTTCTGCAGCTGCTCGACGAGCTTGTCGGGTGTCGCCGCGTACGTCTTGCCGAAGGTCGATCGCATACCGTCGATGACCCCGATCTGGTCGCTTCCCGCCGACCCGCCGAAGTACATCTCGTCTTCGGCGGTGACGATCGGGAAGATGCTGCGGCTGACCGAGGTGCGCGGTTCGCCCTCGTGACCGGCCTCGCGCCAGGCGGCGCGGAACGCGTCGAGCTGCTGCGCCTGCAACAGGTCGAAGGGCGTGCCGTCCGCCTCGGTGAGAAGCGTCGACGACATGAGGTTGACGCCGATGCGGCCCGCCCACTCAGCGGTGGCTGTCGTGCCGGCGCCCCACCAGACGCGCGTGCGGAGCCCGGGAGAATGCGGCTCGATGCGCTGCAGACCCGTGCCGCCGCCGAAGGGGCTCAGCGGGTCGCGCTCGGCGAGGCCCTCGCCGTCGATGGCCCGCAGGAAGAGGTCGAAGTGCTCGCGGGCGATATCGCCGCCGCGCGGGTCCTGTGAACCGGTGTAGCCGAACGCCTCGTAGCCGCGGACGACGGACTCGGGTGAGCCACGGCTGACGCCGAGCGCGAGCCGGTTGCCGCTGATGAGGTCGACGGATGCCGCCTCCTCGGCGAGCATCAGCGGGTTCTCGTACCGCATGTCGATGACGCCGGTGCCCACCTCGATGCGGGAGGTGCGCGCGGCGATCGCGGCGAGGAGCGGCATGGGTGCGGCCTGCTGCCGGGCGAAGTGGTGCACCCGGAACGAGACGCCGTTGACGCCGAGGTCGTCCATGCCCTGGGCGAGGTCGATCGCCTGCAACATGGAGTCGCCGGCGGTCAGCTGACGCCCGCCGCCGAGGGGGCCGTAGTGGCCGAAGGAGAGGGTGCCGAAGGAGCGCATGTCGGGTGCAACGCGACGCTCTCTGATCTATTCCCACGCATGGACCATTCGATGGCCCCGGATGGTCTCGGGTGTGGAACCATTCAAGGATGGACGACGACGTACGCCACGAGCTGCGTCACCTGCGCGCACGGGCCTACGGTCCGGATGCCGACATCGACGACGATCCGGCCGCGGTCGCCAGGCTCACCGCCCTCGAGGAGCTGGAGCGCGGGGAACGCACTCCCCGGCCGCCGCAGCCGGCGACGCCCGCGCACGCCTCGCAGGGGCAGGTCGTCGCGTCCCGCGTCGAGACGGCGGCATCCGGAACCGAGGACGACGAGGTCGGCCCGGATGACGACGAGGACGCAGCCGAGGCCGTCCGCGAGCGACGCCCCCTCGTGCGGTCGCGTCGCAATGTGTGGGCGTGGGCGATCTCCCTGGCCGTGGTCACGGCGCTCGCGAGCGCAGCGACCGCGCTCTCGGTGACGTTCGTCCCCGTGCCGAGCTCCGTGGGCGCTCCGCAGGTCGGCACGCTCGAGCTCGACCCCGACGGCGAGACGCCCGCGATCTTCGGTCAGCAGACCGGCGATGAACGCGCGTTCCGGGACTACTTCGGAGTGACCGCGTTCAGCGGGTTCGTGCGGGTGGATGCCGCGGAGAACCGCAGTCCGTGCATCTATCTGCTCGCGACGGAGGAGATCTCCGCACAGGAGTCGCGCGGCATCAGCGGCAATTTCGTCTACGGCGGATGCGGTGCGGGCATCTTCCCCGCCACGGTGGAGTTCGTGGTCGCGGACGGCATGCCGGAGGCGTTCGTCGAGCGGTTCCCCGTCGGCACGAGCGTGCAGTTCGTCTTCGACGGGGAGAACGTGGGCGTCTTCGCCGACGGCGGCTGAGGGGAAGCGACAGCTTCGAGGAACGGAGCGCCGGGGCTTGCTGCTCGCCCCGCCGTGCACGGAGAAGAGCCGCCCTCGCGGCGATGTCGCGTGCGCCAATGAGAGGGTGGGGGAGTGACCCCCCTTCTCGAGCACGTGCCCGCCGGTGCCGACCCGGACGCCGTGTACCTCGGTTTCGTCGAGTGGGCGGCCTCGCGCGGCCTCACGCTCTACCCCGCGCAGGACGAGGCAATCATCGAGATCGTGTCGGGCGCGAACGTCATCCTGTCGACCCCGACCGGCACGGGCAAGTCGCTCGTCGCGGTGGCCGCGCACGCGGCATCCCTCGCCCGGGGCGGCCGCACCTACTACACGGCGCCGATCAAGGCGCTCGTGAGCGAGAAGTTCTTCGCGCTCGTCGAGATCTTCGGCGCCGAGAACGTCGGGATGGTCACGGGCGACTCCTCCGTCAACGCCGACGCACCCATCGTGTGCTGCACGGCCGAGATCCTCGCCAACCTCGCCCTTCGGCAGGGAGCGGATGCCAACGTCGACCAGGTCGTGATGGACGAGTTCCACTACTACGGCGAGGTCGACCGCGGCTGGGCGTGGCAGGTGCCGCTGCTGCTGTTGACGCGGGCGCAATTCATCCTCATGTCGGCCACCCTCGGCGACGTGACCGACACCGCCGACGACCTCTCCCGCCGCACGGGCCGGCCCACCGCCCGTGTGACCGGTGTCGAGCGCCCCGTACCGCTGCACTTCGAGTACGCCCGGACGCCGGTGCACGAGACCGTGCAGGAGCTGCTCGACACGCGCCAGGCGCCGATCTACGTCGTGCACTTCTCGCAGGCCGCCGCGATGGAGCGGGCGCAGGCGCTGTCATCCATCCGCATCATCGGGCGCGAGCAGCGCGATGAGATCGCCGAGGCGATCGGCGGGTTCCGCTTCACGACCGGGTTCGGCAAGACCCTGTCGCGCTACGTAAGGGCGGGCATCGGCGTGCACCACGCCGGAATGCTCCCGCGGTACCGGCGCCTGGTCGAGACGCTCGCGCAGCGGGGACTCCTGCGGGTCATCTGCGGAACCGACACGCTCGGCGTCGGCATCAACGTGCCGATCCGCACCGTGCTGATGACGGCGCTGACCAAGTACGACGGCACCCGCATGCGCCAGCTCTCGGCGCGCGAGTTCCACCAGATCGCGGGTCGCGCCGGTCGGGCGGGCTACGACACCGCGGGAACCGTCGTCGTGATGGCGCCGGATCACGAGATCGAGAACGCCGCCCAAATCCTGAAGGCCGGCGACGACCTCAAGAAGCAGAAGAAGATCGTGCGCAAGAAGGCGCCGCAAGGCTTCGTCAACTGGACCGAGCAGAGCTACGACCGTCTCGTCGCCGCCGAGCCCGAGCCGCTCGTGCCGCAGATGAAGCTGTCGGCCGCGATGCTCATCAACGTCATCGCGCGCGGCGGCGACGTCTTTGGAAACGTCCGCGCCCTCGTCTTCGACAACCACGAGCCGCGCGCCCGCCAGTACGACCTCGCCCGCCGGGCCCTGGCGATCTTCCGCACCCTGGTTCAGGCCGGCGTGGTCGAGGTCGTCCCTCCACCGCGTGAGGGGTCAGATTTTGTCGCCTCAGAGGGGGGCCAGGCGACAGATTCTGACTCCTCACGCATCAGGCTCACTGTCGACCTGCAGCCGAACTTCGCGCTCAACCAGCCGCTGTCGCCGTTCGCGCTCGCCGCGATCGAGATGCTCGACCCCGAGGTCGAGCTGGGACGGGGGCCGGATGCCACGACGCCCGCCGGCGGCGTGGGCACCGGGCACTACGCGCTCGACGTCGTCAGCGTCATCGAGGCGACCCTCGACGACCCGCGCCCGATCCTGTCGCAGCAGCAGTTCCGCGCCCGCGGCGAGGCGGTCGCGGCGATGAAGCGCGAGGGCATCGAGTACGACGAGCGCATGGAACTGCTCGAGGAGATCACCTGGCCGAAGCCGCTCGATGAACTGCTCGCGCAAGCGTACGAGGTGTTCGCGTCGAGTCAGCCGTGGATCCGCGACTTCGAGCTGTCGCCCAAGTCGGTCGTGCGTGACATGTTCGAGCGGGCGTGCTCGTTCGGCGAGTACGTGTCGCTGTACCAGCTCGCCCGCAGCGAGGGGCTCGTGCTGCGGTACCTCAGCGACGCGTACCGCGCGATCCGCCAGACCGTGCCGGTCGACGCGCAGACGCCCGACCTGCTCGACCTCATCGCGTGGCTCGGCGAGCTCGTTCGGCAGGTCGACTCCAGCCTCGTCGACGAGTGGGAGCAGCTCATCAACCCGGCCGACGATCCGGACGCCCCCGTCGTCCCGCCAGCGCCGCCGTCGATCCTCACCAATCGGCGCGCGTTCGTCGTGCTCGTGCGCAACGAGATGTTCCGCCGCGTCCAGCTCGCCGCGCTGCAGAAGGACGACGAGCTCATCGAGCTGGACCCCGACCTCGACTGGCCCGGGATTCTCGACAGCTACTTCGACGAGCACGAAGCCATCGGCACCGGGGGAGCGGCGCGCTCCTCCGCGCTCGTCGCCATCGACGAGTCCGCGGCCCCCGAGGGGTTGTGGCGGGTCGAGCAGACGATCGACGACCCCGCGGGCGACCACGATTGGCGCATCCGCGCGGAGGTCGACCTCGCGGCCTCGGATGAGGAGGGGACGGCCGTCGTGCGGGTGACCGAGGTGTTGCGGCTCTGAGCGCTCCTCCCGGAGACGGACCGGGTGAAGTTATGCACTCTTCTCACCGAAGGGGCGCGAGACGCGAGGGGGAACGCTTACTGTCGATGGCATCGATCACGTCCGAAAGGAACGCTGTGGAAACCCTTCCGCTCATCGCCACCGCCGTGGGCCTCGTGGTCTCGGTATCGACGACCGTCCTGGGCGGAACGAAGTGGCTGCTGCACCGCGTGGAGCAGAGGTTCGCGCAGGTGGATCAGAGGTTCGCGCAGGTGGATCAGAGGTTCGCGCAGATGGACCAGAGGTTCGCGCAGGTGGATCAGCGGTTCGCGCAGGTCGATCAACAGTTGCGGTCGGTCGCTGAGTCGGTGACGGAGCTCAAGATCGCTGTCGCGCGGATCGAGGGCCCTCACCCTCCTTTCCTCATCGCGCGTGGGTGATGAGCGACGAATGACGGATGCCGAGGCCCTGAGGCCCCGGCATCCGGTGACTTGCTCGTCTCGTGTTACTTGCGGGCGACGCGGTTCTCCGCGCTGACCATCCACGACAGCTGCTCGAGGCGCTCGAGCACGCCGTGCAGGATGTCGGCGCTCGTGGGGTCTTCGTCGTCGACGTCGTCGTGCACATCGCGAACGGTGCCGACCGTGGCGTCGAGGCGCTCGGTGATCAGGTCGATGACCTCGGCGGTGTCGACCTCGCCCTGGGGGAACTCGGGCAGGGTCGTGGTCTCGGCGACCGTGTCGCTGCGACCGTCGGGGAGGGCGTGCAGCGAACGCATGCGCTCGGCGACCTCGTCGCTGAACTCACGCGCAGCGTCGATGATCTCGTCGAGCTGCAGGTGGGTGTCGCGGAAGTTCTTGCCGACGACGTTCCAGTGGGCCTGCTTGCCCTGGACCGACAGCTCGATCAGGTCGACGAGCACGGCCTGCAGGCTGTCGGTCAGCTTCTCTGACGCCTGGAAGCCCTTCTCGGCGTTCTGCTCGTCGGTGGTCTCGGGGCCGCTGCCGCCGCGGGCCGGGCGGCGACGGTTCTTGGTCGGGGCGTCCTTCGTGGTGGTGGACATGCGCGTTCCTTTCACTCGCGGTCGGTAGCGACGTTAGGCGTGGCGGTCGGGTGTACCCGGGGGGTTGCGGGGGCACTGACGGCGCGGTAGCCGGGTGAATTCTGGGGTCCAACGGGGTGTAATCGGGCGCTTTTGCACGGGTGGCGCTCGGCGCATTCATCAGATTCGGAGAGACGACGTTCAGCCGCGTCGCTTCGAGAGGACCGCCATGCGCTCTGCTGCCCTGTTCCGTTCGCTGTCTCTGGCGATCGCTGTCGCCATCGCGGCGCTCGCGGGGGTGGTCGTCGCGACCGCGGCGCCGCTCCCCGCAGCGGCCGTCGCGACAGCCGACGTCGACGGCGACACGATCGCCGACGCGGTCGAGCGCGCTGTCTGCGGGTCGGCGACGTGCGCCACCGGAGTGGAGGACCGCGACGGAGACGGCATCCCGGATGCCACCGAAGTGCCGGCGTGCGGGGACACCACCTGCGCCTCGCCCACCGCCGATCGCGACGACGACGGCATCCCCGACTACGTGGAGCGGCTGGTCTGCGGCTCCGACACATGCTCGAACGCCAAGGAGGATGCCGACGGCGACCGGATCGGCGACTGGGTCGAGTTCGTCATCTGCGGAACGCGCACGTGTGCCGACGGCACGGAGGACTTCGACGCCAACGGGGTCTCGGATGCGGCCGAGCTCACAAGCTCGGCAATCACTCGCTACGGTCGAACATCCCCCATGACGCAGGACATCATCCGGCAGGAGTCCACCGAGCGGCTTCGCGAAGAGTTGCGAGCGGCCATACGAAAAAGTCCCAGCTCGCCGTCGCTGCAACAGCTGCAGGGTGGGTACAAGGCGGGTGATCCGTGGCCGTGGAACCCAAATTTGTTCCGGGATGCAAAAACATTTCTGTTGTACCCGGTGTCATCGTCCGAGGAAAGGACTCTGCTCACCATCGGCACGTACACGCTGCGCCCAACGGAGGTGCACCAAGTAGGAGACGGAAGAGCGCAAGTCACGTGGGTCGCCGAAAACGACTCGACGATGGGGTCACTTTTCCGAGGAATCGGCGATCCCAATTGGTGGAATAGTCTCGCGAAAGAGTCGGGTCCGTTCTCGCGGGTCAAGCAAGAGTTCACATGGACCGAGGAGCTGACTTGGTGAGGGCTCTTCGGCTTGCTGTGAAGTCCGTCGCCTGGATTATCATCTCGGCAATGGGGATCTTGATACTTTGGACTGTTGTCGTTCCCTGGGGCGAAAAGATGCCGGGAGCGCGCGATGTCGAGGGAGTTTGGCGGTTTGTAGACTCCTCGGGTCACACGGTGACCATGAAGCTGGGAAGCGATTCAATCGCCGAGTTGTCCGGGTGGCCGGATAGTGTTGGGTGCGCCGGCCCAGTGCAGTCCTCGGAACGTCTTCTCAAAGATGTCGATTGGCGAGCCATCTCTGATTTCCGGGGCGAGTGGATGCTGAGGACAGATTTCGGTGGTCTCTCGCTTCAGATGAGCTCGTCATCCTCTGGCGACTGTCTCCTAGATGTGCCACTACGTTTTCAGTGGAATATCATTACCGGGGAGAATAGAATACTCTTCTACGTTTCCGGATACGATGAGCCGTTCTTCGACCAGGTATTCACTTTCAGCCGCTTGAATGTTGCACCCGACCGGCGATGAAAAGCAGGCTGCCGCGGAACGCTGTCGCAGAATTCGGGGGAACGAGCGCCCACGTTGTCCGCCTCGGAGCCTACGCATTGGCGACGCTTACTTCGTCGATGTTTGCGGGGATGTGAGCGCGCGTGAACTACTTGGATATCAATGTTGACCTGGGGGAGGGGCTCTGACCGTGTGGGCGGCGCAACGTGATGGCTTGCGTAGGCGGCTTGGGAGCTCTTTCCCCCTGGCGGCCATCAGCGTGCTTTTGACTGCTTGCGTCCCAACAAGCTTGAACGATTTTCCTCTGTACCTGTCGATGAGAGGAGACGAGATCGTCTTCCGATGGTGTGGGGACTCGTTGACGGATCTAAAAAGACTGAATATCAGTTACGCGGTGTTCACGCCGGATATCGAAGACCACATCGCGGCAGAGAGTCGGGGTCACTTCGACATACCGGCGGGGACTGAATTTTCGAATCTCCTTCCACCAGCCGGGGCGGAGTACCAGGAGCAAAGCCAGATTCACATAGAAAGTCGAAGAACTATGTTCTACGTGTACATGAACGCAGCGCAACCCTCGACGTATGCGCCCTCGGTTGTGTTCGACGTAAAAGATCCGACTCAGATACCTCCGGGTGTATGGATTCGACCCAACGGCAGTGTCGCATCGGAGACGT
The DNA window shown above is from Microbacterium proteolyticum and carries:
- a CDS encoding NAD-dependent epimerase/dehydratase family protein, with the translated sequence MRRVLILGGTAWLGRAIARAAVARGAEVTCLARGEGGGVSPGSRLVRADRRDPRAYDALDGDWDDVVEVSWDPGFVASALDALARRAAHWTLVSSVSVYARADVPFADETADLVEPTDLDQYADAKVHAERLTTARVGDRALLARAGLIVGPGDPTDRFGYWPARFARGGRVLTPRTADRSVQGIDVDDLADWIERAGRNGITGPVNAVGEELPLAAVLTSARDAAGTESETVALDDDTLLARGVQHWMGPRSLPLWLPPEAHGFSRRSDAAFVASGGRRRPLSETMRRTLDDERARGLDRARRAGLTLDEEAEVLGR
- the yiaA gene encoding inner membrane protein YiaA, which codes for MSDVQNQQALGRPTGAFVGASWVALGLGASVYFVGLYNARMLLSEKGFFLAVFLLGLFAAISVQKGVRDRAEDVPVTGAYLGVAWGMLLAALTLMTVGLWNAELLLSEKGFYGIGFAMSLFAVVAVQKNVRDLAAFHRVHPEAASGDRPGFAAGA
- a CDS encoding GNAT family N-acetyltransferase, yielding MPLSLTRLDATGRDREELIAFLTSNAFPFHVRSHPTRTQVAAAIDEGTWGGDAVEAFWLDDGEHGRVGLVRLDDLADATALIDLRLAERWRGHGIGTRALALASEHVFRTRPGVVRFEGQTREDNIAMQRTFDKSGWVREAYYRDGWPVEGGAPMASIAYSVLRRDWLSGVTTPVPRGPEVTLSGELRCANEGEAARVRALLPEHIALTRAEPGCLAFDVAPTADARVWRVDERFIDEAAFDAHQRRVAASAWGSETVGIERRYVIRGRARDGGRPSDGA
- a CDS encoding GNAT family N-acetyltransferase, whose amino-acid sequence is MTPGAATVRTALFPRDAAVVSALVGAYLRQTESEKAEHGLTAADAPLPGRYAREIADPAAAFHGRRVLLAAVDEEDCGIVVVSTSPDATEVSRLWTTPTARGKGVGAALIAAAVEGTVSPVRLSVWEWREDALRLYRRLGFAPVPSWDDREGLVCLERR
- a CDS encoding LLM class flavin-dependent oxidoreductase — translated: MRSFGTLSFGHYGPLGGGRQLTAGDSMLQAIDLAQGMDDLGVNGVSFRVHHFARQQAAPMPLLAAIAARTSRIEVGTGVIDMRYENPLMLAEEAASVDLISGNRLALGVSRGSPESVVRGYEAFGYTGSQDPRGGDIAREHFDLFLRAIDGEGLAERDPLSPFGGGTGLQRIEPHSPGLRTRVWWGAGTTATAEWAGRIGVNLMSSTLLTEADGTPFDLLQAQQLDAFRAAWREAGHEGEPRTSVSRSIFPIVTAEDEMYFGGSAGSDQIGVIDGMRSTFGKTYAATPDKLVEQLQNDAAVMSADTLMLTIPSQMGVEFNLRLVENFAKHVAPALGWQPTLATV
- a CDS encoding DEAD/DEAH box helicase, translating into MTPLLEHVPAGADPDAVYLGFVEWAASRGLTLYPAQDEAIIEIVSGANVILSTPTGTGKSLVAVAAHAASLARGGRTYYTAPIKALVSEKFFALVEIFGAENVGMVTGDSSVNADAPIVCCTAEILANLALRQGADANVDQVVMDEFHYYGEVDRGWAWQVPLLLLTRAQFILMSATLGDVTDTADDLSRRTGRPTARVTGVERPVPLHFEYARTPVHETVQELLDTRQAPIYVVHFSQAAAMERAQALSSIRIIGREQRDEIAEAIGGFRFTTGFGKTLSRYVRAGIGVHHAGMLPRYRRLVETLAQRGLLRVICGTDTLGVGINVPIRTVLMTALTKYDGTRMRQLSAREFHQIAGRAGRAGYDTAGTVVVMAPDHEIENAAQILKAGDDLKKQKKIVRKKAPQGFVNWTEQSYDRLVAAEPEPLVPQMKLSAAMLINVIARGGDVFGNVRALVFDNHEPRARQYDLARRALAIFRTLVQAGVVEVVPPPREGSDFVASEGGQATDSDSSRIRLTVDLQPNFALNQPLSPFALAAIEMLDPEVELGRGPDATTPAGGVGTGHYALDVVSVIEATLDDPRPILSQQQFRARGEAVAAMKREGIEYDERMELLEEITWPKPLDELLAQAYEVFASSQPWIRDFELSPKSVVRDMFERACSFGEYVSLYQLARSEGLVLRYLSDAYRAIRQTVPVDAQTPDLLDLIAWLGELVRQVDSSLVDEWEQLINPADDPDAPVVPPAPPSILTNRRAFVVLVRNEMFRRVQLAALQKDDELIELDPDLDWPGILDSYFDEHEAIGTGGAARSSALVAIDESAAPEGLWRVEQTIDDPAGDHDWRIRAEVDLAASDEEGTAVVRVTEVLRL
- a CDS encoding Dps family protein, which gives rise to MSTTTKDAPTKNRRRPARGGSGPETTDEQNAEKGFQASEKLTDSLQAVLVDLIELSVQGKQAHWNVVGKNFRDTHLQLDEIIDAAREFSDEVAERMRSLHALPDGRSDTVAETTTLPEFPQGEVDTAEVIDLITERLDATVGTVRDVHDDVDDEDPTSADILHGVLERLEQLSWMVSAENRVARK